In Apium graveolens cultivar Ventura chromosome 10, ASM990537v1, whole genome shotgun sequence, the following are encoded in one genomic region:
- the LOC141691584 gene encoding uncharacterized protein LOC141691584 — MVYKDPKQPVEARVEDLLRRMTLSEKIGQMMQLERKNLTAEIMKQYGVGSILSGGGSWPRPNATAKDWILMVNEFQSGAVSTRLGIPMIYGIDAVHGNNNVYNATIFPHNVGLGATRDPDLVKRIGAATALEVRATGIHYAFAPCIAVCRDPRWGRCYESFSEDHTVVQQMTEHISGLQGEIPADQPKGYPYLGGKTKVLGSAKHFVGDGGTVNGINENNTIVSWDELLNIHMPAYPDAIQKGVATVMVSYSSWNGIKMHANHDLVTNYLKRKLGFKGIVISDYEGIDRITTPPHANYTYSLQASILAGLDMVMLPYNYSEFTDLLTSLVKKKIIPMSRIDDAVTRILRVKFIAGLFENPMSDESLVSYLGIKEHRELAREAVRKSLVLLKNGKSSTTPMLPLPIKGREILVAGSHADDLGNQCGGWTITWQGQPGNNMTIGTTILSGIRATVDPSTKIVYEKNPDANFVKSKEFDYAIVVVGEAPTAETKGDNLNLTIPTDGLRTIKNVCDNVKCVVILISGRPLVIEPILPSVEAFVAAWLPGSEGQGVADVLYGDYGFTGKLSRTWFKRVDQLPMNFGDTNYDPLFPFGFGLQTNAVGVRDK; from the exons ATGGTGTACAAAGATCCAAAACAGCCCGTCGAGGCTCGAGTTGAGGATCTTTTGAGAAGAATGACATTGAGTGAAAAAATTGGACAGATGATGCAGTTGGAGCGCAAGAATCTGACTGCAGAGATTATGAAACAATATGGAGTTGGAAGCATACTAAGTGGCGGTGGAAGCTGGCCTCGTCCGAATGCTACTGCTAAAGATTGGATTCTTATGGTTAATGAATTTCAAAGCGGTGCAGTTTCTACGAGGCTTGGGATTCCAATGATTTATGGAATTGATGCTGTTCATGGGAATAATAATGTTTATAATGCAACGATTTTTCCCCATAATGTTGGCCTTGGAGCAACAAG GGATCCTGATCTTGTGAAAAGAATTGGTGCTGCAACTGCTCTTGAAGTTAGAGCTACAGGCATTCATTATGCTTTTGCCCCATGCATTGCG GTGTGTAGAGATCCAAGATGGGGTCGATGTTATGAAAGCTTTAGCGAAGATCATACTGTCGTGCAACAAATGACAGAACACATTTCTGGTTTACAAGGCGAGATCCCTGCTGATCAACCCAAGGGCTATCCTTATCTTGGTGGAAA GACGAAGGTTTTGGGTAGTGCAAAACACTTTGTGGGTGATGGAGGCACTGTAAATGGAATCAATGAAAACAACACAATTGTTAGCTGGGATGAATTACTCAACATTCACATGCCTGCCTATCCGGACGCCATTCAGAAGGGCGTTGCAACTGTCATGGTGTCTTATTCAAGCTGGAATGGTATCAAGATGCATGCTAATCATGATCTTGTTACTAATTATCTCAAGAGAAAACTGGGATTTAAG GGTATTGTCATTTCTGACTATGAAGGCATCGACAGAATAACTACACCACCACATGCAAACTACACATATTCCCTCCAAGCTTCAATTCTTGCTGGTCTTGACATG GTCATGCTTCCTTACAACTACAGTGAATTTACCGATCTTTTGACTTCTCTAGTAAAAAAGAAAATCATTCCAATGAGTAGAATTGATGATGCTGTCACAAGAATTTTGAGAGTCAAGTTCATTGCAGGCCTATTTGAAAATCCCATGTCAGACGAAAGTTTAGTCAGTTACCTAGGAATTAAG GAACATAGGGAGTTGGCAAGGGAAGCGGTAAGAAAATCTTTGGTACTTCTGAAAAATGGGAAATCTTCAACTACACCTATGCTGCCTTTGCCTATAAAGGGAAGAGAAATATTGGTTGCAGGAAGTCATGCAGATGATTTGGGGAATCAATGTGGAGGATGGACTATAACATGGCAAGGACAACCGGGCAACAACATGACTATAGGAACCACTATTCTAAGTGGCATAAGAGCCACCGTTGACCCGAGTACAAAAATTGTTTACGAGAAGAACCCTGATGCAAATTTTGTCAAGTCCAAGGAATTTGACTACGCCATAGTAGTTGTCGGAGAAGCTCCAACTGCAGAAACTAAAGGAGACAATTTGAACCTTACAATTCCTACAGACGGATTAAGAACAATCAAGAATGTCTGCGATAATGTGAAATGTGTTGTTATCCTAATCTCAGGAAGGCCTCTTGTGATCGAACCAATACTTCCATCTGTCGAAGCTTTTGTTGCTGCTTGGCTTCCAGGTAGTGAAGGTCAAGGTGTTGCTGATGTTCTTTATGGAGATTATGGTTTCACTGGAAAACTCTCTCGTACGTGGTTCAAGAGAGTAGATCAGCTTCCTATGAATTTCGGAGATACCAACTATGATCCATTGTTTCCTTTTGGTTTTGGTCTACAAACCAATGCTGTTGGCGTCAGGGATAAGTAG
- the LOC141693840 gene encoding protein CHLORORESPIRATORY REDUCTION 42, chloroplastic gives MAMCIFSIAISPYEQCSRLETSRLHSLRHANTSKTTSFSTKCEQKEDSVSSSVQGKNRGKETTLKVGSPIIVIEAPKMLKTAASVPCLRTNSGLVNPGDVGRIVSRKPKDVWAIRLSIGTFLIDERYFKPLELEQE, from the exons ATGGCTATGTGCATCTTCTCCATAGCAATATCACCATATGAACAATGTTCAAGACTTGAAACAAGTAGGCTTCACTCACTCAGACATGCAAATACTTCAAAAACAACTTCATTTTCTACTAAGTGTGAACAAAAAGAAGACTCGGTATCTAGTAGTGTACAAGGCAAGAACAGAGGCAAAGAAACAACACTTAAAGTAGGGTCTCCTATTATAGTCATAGAGGCTCCCAAGATGCTGAAAACTGCTGCTTCTGTTCCCTGCCTCAGGACTAATTCTGGCTTAGTCAATCCTGGTGATGTCGGAAG GATTGTATCAAGAAAACCCAAGGATGTATGGGCTATTCGTTTGTCTATCGGAACTTTTCTCATCGATGAAAGATACTTTAAACCTTTGGAGCTAGAACAAGAATGA
- the LOC141691585 gene encoding uncharacterized protein LOC141691585, translating to MVCWSLWNRRNNWVWNMIAGLVFGAHASALNILHDWKRSQTKKHSSRPVISSSPRRWFPPPQGWIKVNIDAAIFEATGSIWISSVIRNDAGEFIRARVQRISANMQPRETEAFSLKEALSWTKDLNLK from the coding sequence ATGGTCTGCTGGAGTCTTTGGAATCGACGTAATAATTGGGTGTGGAACATGATCGCGGGATTGGTTTTTGGTGCTCATGCAAGTGCGTTAAATATTTTACATGATTGGAAGAGGAGTCAGACAAAGAAGCACAGTAGTAGGCCTGTTATTAGCTCGAGTCCGAGACGTTGGTTCCCACCTCCTCAAGGTTGGATAAAAGTGAATATTGATGCAGCAATTTTTGAGGCAACTGGAAGTATATGGATTAGCAGTGTGATTCGAAACGATGCTGGTGAGTTTATTCGAGCGCGAGTTCAGAGAATCTCAGCAAACATGCAACCGAGGGAAACAGAAGCATTTAGTCTCAAAGAAGCGTTGTCGTGGACAAAGGACTTGAACTTAAAATAG
- the LOC141690319 gene encoding uncharacterized protein LOC141690319: protein MGRIGMFLTGLLLLWSMVAVSEAEYMKYKDPKQALGVRIKDLMKRMSLEEKVGQMTQIERKIASPDIMKQYFIGSILSGGGSVPAPKASAETWVNMVNEFQKGALSTRLGIPMLYGIDAIHGHNNVYGATIFPHNVGLGVTRDPELVKKIGAATALEVRATGIPYTFAPCIAVCRDPRWGRCYESYSEDHKIVQAMTEIIPGLQGDLPTTSRKGVPFVGDQTKVVACAKHFVGDGGTVRGIDENNTVIDFNHLLSIHMPAYLDSIRKGVATVMVSYSSWNGKKMHGNRDLVTGFLKDKLKFRGFVISDWEGIDKITSPPHSNYSYSVQAGVQAGIDMMMVPENFTEFVDDLIFQVKNNIVPMSRIDDAVKRILRVKFVMGLFEKPLADLSLAKQLGSQEHRQLAREAVRKSLVLLKNGKTSAAPFLPLPKKAPKILVAGTHANDLGYQCGGWTIEWQGLQGNDHTVGTTILTAVTKAVDPSTKVIYNENPDTEFVKSNKFSYAIVVVGEPPYAEFDGDNTNLTIPEPGASTITNVCKAVKCVVVLISGRPLVIEPYIANVDAFVAAWLPGTEGQGVTDALFGDYGFTGKLARTWFRTVDQLPMNVGDSHYDPLFPFGFGLTTKATIN, encoded by the exons ATGGGGAGGATTGGGATGTTCTTGACGGGGTTATTGTTATTGTGGTCTATGGTGGCTGTTTCAGAAGCAGAATATATGAAATATAAAGATCCAAAACAGGCTTTGGGTGTAAGAATTAAAGATTTGATGAAAAGAATGAGTCTTGAAGAGAAGGTTGGTCAGATGACTCAGATTGAACGCAAGATTGCTTCACCTGATATTATGAAGCAGTATTTTATTG GTAGTATATTGAGTGGTGGAGGGAGTGTACCTGCACCTAAGGCATCTGCTGAAACTTGGGTTAATATGGTTAATGAGTTTCAAAAGGGTGCTCTTTCTACAAGGCTTGGAATTCCTATGCTTTATGGTATCGACGCCATTCATGGCCACAACAATGTCTATGGTGCAACTATTTTCCCTCACAATGTTGGCCTTGGAGTTACCAG AGATCCTGAACTTGTCAAGAAAATAGGGGCTGCGACAGCCCTTGAAGTCAGGGCTACTGGAATTCCTTATACGTTTGCTCCTTGTATAGCG GTTTGTCGTGACCCAAGATGGGGTCGTTGTTATGAAAGCTATAGCGAAGATCATAAGATTGTTCAAGCAATGACTGAAATTATACCTGGTTTACAGGGCGACTTGCCAACTACCTCTCGGAAGGGTGTACCTTTTGTTGGTGACCA GACAAAAGTTGTGGCATGTGCTAAGCATTTCGTTGGGGATGGTGGCACGGTCAGAGGCATTGATGAAAACAACACTGTGATAGACTTTAATCACTTGCTTAGCATCCACATGCCTGCATACCTCGACTCCATCAGAAAGGGTGTGGCGACTGTGATGGTTTCCTACTCAAGCTGGAATGGCAAAAAGATGCACGGAAACCGTGACCTTGTAACTGGCTTTCTTAAGGATAAGCTCAAGTTCAGG GGTTTTGTAATATCAGACTGGGAGGGCATTGACAAGATTACTTCACCCCCTCATTCAAACTATTCTTATTCAGTTCAAGCAGGTGTTCAGGCAGGAATAGACATG ATGATGGTTCCAGAAAACTTCACGGAGTTCGTCGATGATTTGATCTTCCAGGTGAAGAATAATATTGTCCCGATGAGCAGGATTGACGATGCGGTGAAAAGAATCTTGAGGGTCAAGTTTGTAATGGGTCTTTTTGAGAAGCCATTGGCCGATCTAAGCCTTGCTAAACAACTAGGAAGCCAG GAGCATAGACAGTTGGCGAGGGAAGCTGTGAGAAAATCTCTTGTACTTCTGAAGAATGGGAAAACTTCCGCTGCACCTTTTCTCCCTCTTCCAAAGAAAGCTCCAAAAATACTTGTCGCTGGAACTCACGCCAATGATTTGGGTTATCAATGTGGGGGATGGACTATCGAGTGGCAGGGTCTTCAGGGAAATGACCATACTGTCG GTACCACCATATTAACTGCTGTCACAAAAGCAGTTGACCCATCAACAAAAGTCATCTACAATGAAAACCCTGACACAGAATTTGTCAAGTCCAACAAATTCTCCTATGCAATTGTCGTTGTCGGTGAACCACCTTACGCTGAATTTGACGGTGATAACACAAATCTAACAATCCCAGAACCTGGTGCCAGCACCATCACAAACGTCTGCAAAGCTGTAAAATGTGTTGTTGTCCTCATTTCTGGTCGTCCTCTGGTCATTGAGCCCTACATTGCAAATGTTGATGCTTTTGTGGCTGCATGGCTTCCAGGAACTGAAGGCCAAGGTGTTACGGATGCCCTATTCGGTGATTATGGATTCACTGGCAAGCTTGCAAGAACTTGGTTCCGAACAGTTGATCAGCTTCCAATGAATGTCGGTGATTCACATTATGATcctttgtttcctttcggttTCGGTTTAACAACAAAGGCCACCATAAACTAA